Genomic DNA from Candidatus Zixiibacteriota bacterium:
AGGATATACTTGTTGCCCACCTTCTTCGCAGTCGTGAGAATCCCGACCGCATCCGATCCCGCCGCCGGCTCGGTCAGCCCGAACGTCCCGATTTTTTCGCCCTTCGCCTGCGGAATCAGGTACTTCTCCTTCTGCATTTCGTTGCCCCAGGTCAACAGCGTCAGGGAATTCAGCCCGATATGCACTGAGAAGATCACCCGCGCGGAGGTGTCGATATACTCCATTTCCTCGCACACCAGTCCCAGCGAGATGTAATCCAGCCCCATGCCGCCGTACTTCTGCGGGATGCAAACTCCGAGCAATTCCGCATCCTTGAGCCGCTTGATGAACTCCGGGTCATTCTTGCCGGCGCGATCCAACTCGGCGATGTGGGGTTTCAGGTACTTGTGCGCCACGTCGCGCGCCATCTGCTGCGCGCTGCGGTGGTCGTCGGTCAGTTCAAAGTCGATCATGATCTATCTCCACGTTTTACTTATTTCGAATCTATCCGCCAAGCGCCCCGTCTCATTCAACTCTGAGCGCCTCACTCCAGCCGTCCACTCTGCGCCAAACCTCTTCCCCTCTCCCTTTGGGAGAGGGGCAGGGGTGAGGGTGCGGTGCACTCGTAGGTCAGGATCCCTGCGCCCTGATGATCGGCTGGCTCCCCGCCTTCGCGGGGATGACGCCTACTCCCCTCTCCCCTTGGGAGAGGGGGCAGGGGTGAGGGTGTTCGTCCAACAAACACATTTCGCCTTGTATAATCAATGATGAATCGCCATCATCGCGCCATGTTGTGCCTTCGACTTGCTCTTCTCGTGATGCTGGTGTGCTCGACCGGCTCAACGGCTTTCACGCTCGACTCTGCTTACGTAGGCCAACTCCGCCGCGGCATCGCCTTCACCATGACCGAGCAGTTCGACTCGGCGCGTTTGGTTTTCCAGCACCTGGTCGATCGCGAAGCCAACGACTTCGCTGCGCGGCTCTACCTGGCGGGCGTCGATCATGCCGAGATGCTCGATCGGGAAGAATACGACGGAAAAGAGAAATTCGAGAGCGACGCCGAACATGCCATCGACCTGGCCGAGGATGCTCTCAAACGCGGCCACGACTCCGCCTGGGCATATCTGACCATCGGCAATGCGCACGCTTACATCGCCTCGCTGGAGGCCAAAGCCGGGGGTTGGTGGTCGGCGATGCGCCGCGGGCTCAAGGCGAAAGGCGCCTACCTCGAGGCTCTCAAAACCAATCCCGCCTTGTACGACGCCTACCTTGGCCTGGGCACCTACCATTACTGGAAATCCGCCAAAACGGAATTCATCAATTGGTTTCCGCTGGTCGGCGATCGCAAGGATGACGGCGTGCGCGAACTCGAACTCGCCGTCGATTCGTCCCTCTTTTCCGGCGACCTGGCGCTTAACTCGCTCGTGTGGATTCAGCTTCACCGCAAGCAGCCCGGGCGCGCACTCGCCTGCGCCGAACGGCTTCACGCCCGCTATCCCAACAGCCGCCTCGTCACGTGGGGGCTCGCCTTCTCGAGTTACGCCGCCGGCCGCTACCATGAGGCGCTCGACTATTTCGGCGCGATCATTACTTCCCTCGAATCCGACTCGACGCAGAACTACTTTAACTTGATCGAGTGCCGCTACCACCGCGCGGAGATTTTCGGTCAGACGCTCCAGTCAGACGCCGAACGCGCAGACCTGACCGCGTTGCTGGCGTATCCAGTCAATGACGATGTCAAACAGAGGCAAGCAGACAAACTGAAGGCTAGTCGCAAGCGGCTCGACCAACTGGCCAAAGCGGCGAAGCCTTAAACGGCGATATCGTGATCCTTGACGGCCTCGACCATCCCCAACGTGATCCAAAAATAATTCGCCATCGATCCGGAAGCGAACATCGGTGCATTGGCGAAGAAACTGATAAAGACGAGGCTGATCGACACGCTTAACATCGCCGTATGGAAGTGTCGCCGGGGTGTGCCCCGCGCTTGGACAAAATCGCGAATTCCGTTGCGGATGAGATAATACATGAACGCGATGAAGATGACCAGTCCGGGAATCCCGCTGGCAACGGCCGACTGGAGATATTGATTGTGCGGGTTGTAGCGTCCGGAGGCGTCCCTGAAGAGATGTGCCGCGGACAGGTCGTTCCAATAGACACGCTGCAACACGTCTCCCACCTTCATTTCCAAGCCGTGCCCCACCACGGGGCTGGCGGCTACCGCTTGCAGCCCGACTTTCCAGAGCGTCGTCCGGTGCGTTGACCCGGCCTGAAGGCGACCGACCTTGTAGAACAAGTCGTAGAGCGATGGCACAGTCATGACGGTAATAAAGAGCAGCGCGGCGAGGGCGCCACAAGCTGCCAGCGTCCGATACTTGCGTTCGGCGACGAGGAACACCGCAACCTGTATCACCGCGCCGATGATTGACGCCCTCGACCAGGCGAGGAACATCGCCAGCACGCCAGTAATCGTTACGGTCACCAGGAAGTATCGCAATAACTTCTGCCGGGTTAACAGTGCTGCCACCACCACGAACGGTATGATGAAGGACAAGATCTGGGCGTAGGCTCCGGGATTGTTGGTGAAGCCGCGCACGCGGAAGTAGTGGCCCTGCGATAGTGCGTAAAGCGAGTAAAGCGAACTGGAAAAGACGATCAGAGTGAGTAGACCCAGAAGCACATATACCCGACGGCGATCGTAGATCGTCGCTTTCGTCACCAGGTACACGACGTACATCGCAATCATCCGTCCGAATTCAGCAATGCTGGCCATCGGGCTGTCGGCGAAGCACAAGCACACCAGTCCCCAGACCAGGAAAACGGCCATGTACTTTTCCATGAGCCCCACCCGCAACGACGGCCACCGTTCGCGGAGCGCGAACTGCCAAAGCGTGACCAGGAGCGCCGCACCGAGCAACAGCCACTTGACCGCTCTCATGATGTCGAAATCGTAGCCCATGTCGTCGCTGAAGTGCGAGATCGAGGTGATCAGAATCACGAAACTCATCTCGCTGTAGAGGATGAACAGCAGACCGACAGTCCCCAAGAAGGCGAGGGTTGCACCCAGCGGGCCCAGGAAGACCGTGGCGCCCAGCACCAGAGAATTGATGACGGCGAGCGTAGCGATCGGTCGGGGATTGGCGGCGGTGGCGGTGGAAGCCATGGTGACTTAGCCGGTCCTGAGCTCACCCGAGCGGCTTTTCACGGACCTGCCTCCAGAGCGTGCGCACGGCCGCGCCGAACGAGGCCATCGCGCTGCCTTCGACGGCTGCCGCCTCCCGGATTGTGACAAAAGTGGCGGTGGCGAGAAAGGTGAGCACTGCCGCCGTCAGCACGATCCACTTCTTCTTCGGCCAGACCGGCTGAACCGGCGGACGGGCAACATCAAGCACGGAAATCGTCGGCGTATCGCGTCGTTCCTGCAACTGCGCCATCTCAAACTGCTGCGACAGCAGTTCG
This window encodes:
- a CDS encoding O-antigen ligase family protein; this translates as MASTATAANPRPIATLAVINSLVLGATVFLGPLGATLAFLGTVGLLFILYSEMSFVILITSISHFSDDMGYDFDIMRAVKWLLLGAALLVTLWQFALRERWPSLRVGLMEKYMAVFLVWGLVCLCFADSPMASIAEFGRMIAMYVVYLVTKATIYDRRRVYVLLGLLTLIVFSSSLYSLYALSQGHYFRVRGFTNNPGAYAQILSFIIPFVVVAALLTRQKLLRYFLVTVTITGVLAMFLAWSRASIIGAVIQVAVFLVAERKYRTLAACGALAALLFITVMTVPSLYDLFYKVGRLQAGSTHRTTLWKVGLQAVAASPVVGHGLEMKVGDVLQRVYWNDLSAAHLFRDASGRYNPHNQYLQSAVASGIPGLVIFIAFMYYLIRNGIRDFVQARGTPRRHFHTAMLSVSISLVFISFFANAPMFASGSMANYFWITLGMVEAVKDHDIAV